A window of the Lolium perenne isolate Kyuss_39 chromosome 7, Kyuss_2.0, whole genome shotgun sequence genome harbors these coding sequences:
- the LOC127311478 gene encoding protein TPX2 isoform X1, whose amino-acid sequence MDSDDEEMRDAYSVEDGDGDGDAGYDEGARDGLMVMEVRWFEVDLDYEYDAPRWFDLAQEEAPVEAAAAEMWFAAAPSYPPSPLIAMMLAEDLGLPNLRSIAVADIDAAHCSKLSQGCSGAADQSMYQSHVPNEGRIPCYGISKNERKPATRSIVKGNFSKGSTLMKPTASQLARQNRQLEVKNVMPSKKSVGVRSEGSTMSSNDCTNQAGKRQKLEKGHLNKVVPTSQHELIHKAHEKQNVMKSSSDRATGLPKLKITVPREPELATRLRAERSRILRAVPTNSKQLNKRDLQPAPTTQPALTRKVVQPFRAHQHANVQHATVPPNMPACAPNRAINLHNIDRKPEDSRDGTFKFKAQRLDKKILQSKGDTGLFQNAKRNPTVPKEFNLSTCRKSKQAPLSELFNKLSLTAEGRRAMDRQAVERPNYITTKDCKENMIGAIRC is encoded by the exons atggacagcgacgacgaggagaTGCGCGACGCCTACTCCGTCGAGGACGGCGACGGAGACGGCGACGCGGGGTACGACGAGGGGGCCCGGGACGGGCTCATGGTCATGGAGGTGCGCTGGTTCGAGGTCGACCTGGACTACGAGTACGACGCGCCCAGGTGGTTCGACCTCGCGCAGGAGGAGGCGCCCgtcgaggccgccgccgccgagatgTGGTTCGCCGCCGCGCCCAGCTACCCGCCCTCCC CTTTAATTGCTATGATGCTGGCCGAAGATCTTGGTTTGCCGAACCTAAGAAGCATTGCAGTTGCAGATATAGATGCTGCACATTGCTCTAAGCTGTCGCAAGGATGTTCCGGTGCAGCTGACCAAAGTATGTATCAATCACATGTGCCAAATGAAG GACGGATACCATGCTATGGAATATCAAAAAATGAAAGAAAACCTGCCACTCGAAGTATTGTGAAGGGGAATTTCTCCAAGGGGTCCACACTGATGAAGCCTACAGCCAGTCAATTAGCTAGGCAAAACAGGCAGCTTGAAGTGAAGAATGTCATGCC GAGTAAAAAGTCAGTTGGAGTGAGAAGCGAGGGAAGTACCATGAGCTCAAACGATTGCACTAACCAAGCTGGTAAAAGGCAGAAATTAGAAAAAGGCCATCTCAACAAG GTTGTTCCTACAAGTCAACATGAATTAATCCACAAGGCTCATGAAAAG CAGAATGTTATGAAGAGTAGCTCTGATCGTGCCACTGGTCTACCTAAACTGAAGATTACAGTGCCGAGAGAACCTGAGTTGGCAACTAGGCTAAGAGCAGAGAGGTCAAGGATTCTAAGAGCAGT GCCAACTAACTCAAAGCAGTTAAATAAACGGGATTTGCAACCTGCTCCTACGACGCAACCAGCATTGACCAGAAAG GTCGTGCAACCATTTCGGGCCCATCAGCATGCGAATGTACAACATGCCACTGTTCCACCAAACATGCCAGCGTGTGCGCCTAACCGTGCAATTAATCTCCACAA CATCGATAGAAAACCAGAAGATTCCAGAGATGGCACGTTTAAATTTAAAGCTCAGCGATTGGATAAAAAG ATATTACAAAGCAAAGGAGATACTGGTTTATTTCAAAATGCCAAAAGAAATCCTACAGTGCCTAAG GAATTCAACTTGTCAACATGCCGAAAGAGCAAGCAGGCTCCATTATCTGAGCTCTTTAACAAG CTTTCTTTAACCGCCGAAGGCCGCCGTGCCATGGACCGTCAGGCAGTTGAACGTCCAAATTACATCACCACCAAG GATTGCAAAGAGAACATGATTGGTGCCATTCGTTGTTAG
- the LOC127311478 gene encoding protein TPX2 isoform X3: MDSDDEEMRDAYSVEDGDGDGDAGYDEGARDGLMVMEVRWFEVDLDYEYDAPRWFDLAQEEAPVEAAAAEMWFAAAPSYPPSPLIAMMLAEDLGLPNLRSIAVADIDAAHCSKLSQGCSGAADQSMYQSHVPNEGRIPCYGISKNERKPATRSIVKGNFSKGSTLMKPTASQLARQNRQLEVKNVMPSKKSVGVRSEGSTMSSNDCTNQAGKRQKLEKGHLNKVVPTSQHELIHKAHEKQNVMKSSSDRATGLPKLKITVPREPELATRLRAERSRILRAVPTNSKQLNKRDLQPAPTTQPALTRKVVQPFRAHQHANVQHATVPPNMPACAPNRAINLHNIDRKPEDSRDGTFKFKAQRLDKKILQSKGDTGLFQNAKRNPTVPKEFNLSTCRKSKQAPLSELFNKLSLTAEGRRAMDRQAVERPNYITTKRT; encoded by the exons atggacagcgacgacgaggagaTGCGCGACGCCTACTCCGTCGAGGACGGCGACGGAGACGGCGACGCGGGGTACGACGAGGGGGCCCGGGACGGGCTCATGGTCATGGAGGTGCGCTGGTTCGAGGTCGACCTGGACTACGAGTACGACGCGCCCAGGTGGTTCGACCTCGCGCAGGAGGAGGCGCCCgtcgaggccgccgccgccgagatgTGGTTCGCCGCCGCGCCCAGCTACCCGCCCTCCC CTTTAATTGCTATGATGCTGGCCGAAGATCTTGGTTTGCCGAACCTAAGAAGCATTGCAGTTGCAGATATAGATGCTGCACATTGCTCTAAGCTGTCGCAAGGATGTTCCGGTGCAGCTGACCAAAGTATGTATCAATCACATGTGCCAAATGAAG GACGGATACCATGCTATGGAATATCAAAAAATGAAAGAAAACCTGCCACTCGAAGTATTGTGAAGGGGAATTTCTCCAAGGGGTCCACACTGATGAAGCCTACAGCCAGTCAATTAGCTAGGCAAAACAGGCAGCTTGAAGTGAAGAATGTCATGCC GAGTAAAAAGTCAGTTGGAGTGAGAAGCGAGGGAAGTACCATGAGCTCAAACGATTGCACTAACCAAGCTGGTAAAAGGCAGAAATTAGAAAAAGGCCATCTCAACAAG GTTGTTCCTACAAGTCAACATGAATTAATCCACAAGGCTCATGAAAAG CAGAATGTTATGAAGAGTAGCTCTGATCGTGCCACTGGTCTACCTAAACTGAAGATTACAGTGCCGAGAGAACCTGAGTTGGCAACTAGGCTAAGAGCAGAGAGGTCAAGGATTCTAAGAGCAGT GCCAACTAACTCAAAGCAGTTAAATAAACGGGATTTGCAACCTGCTCCTACGACGCAACCAGCATTGACCAGAAAG GTCGTGCAACCATTTCGGGCCCATCAGCATGCGAATGTACAACATGCCACTGTTCCACCAAACATGCCAGCGTGTGCGCCTAACCGTGCAATTAATCTCCACAA CATCGATAGAAAACCAGAAGATTCCAGAGATGGCACGTTTAAATTTAAAGCTCAGCGATTGGATAAAAAG ATATTACAAAGCAAAGGAGATACTGGTTTATTTCAAAATGCCAAAAGAAATCCTACAGTGCCTAAG GAATTCAACTTGTCAACATGCCGAAAGAGCAAGCAGGCTCCATTATCTGAGCTCTTTAACAAG CTTTCTTTAACCGCCGAAGGCCGCCGTGCCATGGACCGTCAGGCAGTTGAACGTCCAAATTACATCACCACCAAG AGAACATGA
- the LOC127311478 gene encoding protein TPX2 isoform X2 — protein sequence MDSDDEEMRDAYSVEDGDGDGDAGYDEGARDGLMVMEVRWFEVDLDYEYDAPRWFDLAQEEAPVEAAAAEMWFAAAPSYPPSPLIAMMLAEDLGLPNLRSIAVADIDAAHCSKLSQGCSGAADQSMYQSHVPNEGRIPCYGISKNERKPATRSIVKGNFSKGSTLMKPTASQLARQNRQLEVKNVMPSKKSVGVRSEGSTMSSNDCTNQAGKRQKLEKGHLNKVVPTSQHELIHKAHEKNVMKSSSDRATGLPKLKITVPREPELATRLRAERSRILRAVPTNSKQLNKRDLQPAPTTQPALTRKVVQPFRAHQHANVQHATVPPNMPACAPNRAINLHNIDRKPEDSRDGTFKFKAQRLDKKILQSKGDTGLFQNAKRNPTVPKEFNLSTCRKSKQAPLSELFNKLSLTAEGRRAMDRQAVERPNYITTKDCKENMIGAIRC from the exons atggacagcgacgacgaggagaTGCGCGACGCCTACTCCGTCGAGGACGGCGACGGAGACGGCGACGCGGGGTACGACGAGGGGGCCCGGGACGGGCTCATGGTCATGGAGGTGCGCTGGTTCGAGGTCGACCTGGACTACGAGTACGACGCGCCCAGGTGGTTCGACCTCGCGCAGGAGGAGGCGCCCgtcgaggccgccgccgccgagatgTGGTTCGCCGCCGCGCCCAGCTACCCGCCCTCCC CTTTAATTGCTATGATGCTGGCCGAAGATCTTGGTTTGCCGAACCTAAGAAGCATTGCAGTTGCAGATATAGATGCTGCACATTGCTCTAAGCTGTCGCAAGGATGTTCCGGTGCAGCTGACCAAAGTATGTATCAATCACATGTGCCAAATGAAG GACGGATACCATGCTATGGAATATCAAAAAATGAAAGAAAACCTGCCACTCGAAGTATTGTGAAGGGGAATTTCTCCAAGGGGTCCACACTGATGAAGCCTACAGCCAGTCAATTAGCTAGGCAAAACAGGCAGCTTGAAGTGAAGAATGTCATGCC GAGTAAAAAGTCAGTTGGAGTGAGAAGCGAGGGAAGTACCATGAGCTCAAACGATTGCACTAACCAAGCTGGTAAAAGGCAGAAATTAGAAAAAGGCCATCTCAACAAG GTTGTTCCTACAAGTCAACATGAATTAATCCACAAGGCTCATGAAAAG AATGTTATGAAGAGTAGCTCTGATCGTGCCACTGGTCTACCTAAACTGAAGATTACAGTGCCGAGAGAACCTGAGTTGGCAACTAGGCTAAGAGCAGAGAGGTCAAGGATTCTAAGAGCAGT GCCAACTAACTCAAAGCAGTTAAATAAACGGGATTTGCAACCTGCTCCTACGACGCAACCAGCATTGACCAGAAAG GTCGTGCAACCATTTCGGGCCCATCAGCATGCGAATGTACAACATGCCACTGTTCCACCAAACATGCCAGCGTGTGCGCCTAACCGTGCAATTAATCTCCACAA CATCGATAGAAAACCAGAAGATTCCAGAGATGGCACGTTTAAATTTAAAGCTCAGCGATTGGATAAAAAG ATATTACAAAGCAAAGGAGATACTGGTTTATTTCAAAATGCCAAAAGAAATCCTACAGTGCCTAAG GAATTCAACTTGTCAACATGCCGAAAGAGCAAGCAGGCTCCATTATCTGAGCTCTTTAACAAG CTTTCTTTAACCGCCGAAGGCCGCCGTGCCATGGACCGTCAGGCAGTTGAACGTCCAAATTACATCACCACCAAG GATTGCAAAGAGAACATGATTGGTGCCATTCGTTGTTAG
- the LOC127311479 gene encoding LRR receptor-like serine/threonine-protein kinase SIK1: protein MAARAPPSSWRRRWATGFMMVVVLGSAAAPQGVEAGGDGEALMALKAGFGNAANALADWDGGRDHCAWRGVACDNASFAVFALNLSNLNLGGEISPAIGELKTLQFVDLKGNKLTGQIPDEIGDCVSLKYLDLSFNSLYGDIPFSISKLKQLEDLILKNNQLTGPIPSTLSQIPNLKTLDLAQNQLTGDIPRLIYWNEVLQYLGLRGNSLTGTLSPDMCQLTGLWYFDVRGNNLTGTIPENIGNCTSFEILDISYNQISGEIPYNIGFLQVATLSLQGNRLTGKIPEVIGLMQALAVLDLSENELVGPIPPILGNLSYTGKLYLHGNKLTGEVPPELGNMTKLSYLQLDDNELVGTIPAELGKLEELFELNLANNNLEGPIPTNISSCTALNKFNVYGNRLNGSIPAGFQNLESLTYLNLSSNNFKGQIPSELGHIVNLDTLDLSYNGFSGPVPATIGDLEHLLELNLSKNHLSGSVPAEFGNLRSVQVIDISNNAMSGYLPEELGQLQNLDSLILNNNSLAGEIPAQLANCFSLNTLNLSYNNLSGHIPSARNFSKFPMESFLGNPMLRIRCKDSSCSNSNGPKVVLSRWGIACIVLGFIVLLCVMLLAIYKTNRPHPLVKACEKPAQGPPKIVLLQMDMAIHTYDDIMRLTENLSEKYIIGYGASSTVYKCVLKSGKAIAVKRLYSQYNHGAREFETELETVGSIRHRNLVSLHGFSLSPHGNLLFYDYMENGSLWDLLHGPSKKVKLDWDTRLRIAVGAAQGLAYLHHDCNPRIVHRDVKSSNILLDEHFEAHLSDFGIAKTVPAAKSHASTYVLGTIGYIDPEYARTSRLNEKSDVYSFGIVLLELLTGLKAVDNDSNLHQLILSRADDNTVMEAVDSEVSVTCTDMGLVRKAFQLALLCTKRHPIDRPTMHEVARVLLSLMPAPAVKPVTASKTIDYTRYLATTPDMDHGGADIGDNSSSDEQWFVRFGEVISKHTM from the exons ATGGCGGCGAGGGCGCCGCCCTCctcgtggcggcggcggtgggcgacGGGGTTCATGATGGTGGTGGTTCTTGGTTCGGCGGCGGCGCCGCAAGGGGTTGAAGCAGGAGGCGACGGGGAGGCGCTGATGGCGCTCAAGGCCGGCTTCGGCAACGCCGCCAACGCGCTCGCCGACTGGGACGGCGGGCGCGACCACTGCGCCTGGCGGGGCGTCGCCTGCGACAACGCCTCCTTCGCCGTCTTCGCCCT GAACCTGTCAAATCTCAACCTGGGAGGGGAGATCTCGCCGGCGATAGGGGAGCTCAAGACCCTACAGTTCGT GGATCTCAAGGGGAACAAGCTCACAGGCCAAATCCCGGATGAGATTGGGGACTGCGTCTCCTTAAAATATCT AGATTTGTCCTTCAACTCGCTGTATGGAGACATCCCCTTCTCCATCTCCAAGCTCAAGCAACTTGAGGATTT GATTTTGAAGAACAACCAGCTCACTGGACCCATCCCTTCTACATTGTCCCAAATTCCAAATCTCAAAACCTT GGATTTGGCGCAGAACCAGCTGACAGGCGACATCCCAAGGCTCATCTACTGGAATGAAGTTCTCCAATACCT AGGCTTGAGGGGTAATTCACTGACTGGAACCTTGTCACCTGACATGTGCCAGCTGACTGGCCTGTGGTATTT TGATGTAAGGGGCAACAATCTCACAGGAACAATTCCAGAGAATATTGGGAACTGCACTAGCTTTGAGATTCT GGACATTTCGTATAACCAAATCTCTGGAGAAATACCTTACAATATAGGTTTCCTTCAAGTAGCCACACT GTCACTTCAAGGAAATAGACTGACTGGGAAAATTCCAGAAGTGATTGGCCTCATGCAAGCTCTTGCTGTTCT TGATCTGAGCGAAAATGAACTAGTAGGGCCCATTCCTCCGATACTTGGCAACCTATCATACACTGGCAAACT ATATTTACATGGCAATAAACTTACTGGAGAAGTACCACCAGAACTTGGGAACATGACTAAACTAAGCTACCT GCAACTGGATGATAATGAATTAGTGGGCACAATTCCTGCTGAGCTTGGGAAACTGGAAGAGCTATTTGAATT GAACCTTGCCAACAACAATCTTGAGGGCCCTATTCCTACGAACATCAGTTCATGCACTGCTCTAAACAAATT CAATGTTTACGGCAATAGATTGAACGGCTCTATCCCTGCTGGTTTCCAAAATTTGGAGAGTTTGACTTACTT GAATTTATCCTCGAACAATTTCAAAGGCCAGATCCCATCTGAACTTGGCCATATCGTCAACTTGGACACACT GGATCTTTCCTACAATGGATTTTCTGGACCAGTTCCTGCTACTATTGGTGATCTTGAGCATCTTCTTGAGTT GAATTTGAGCAAAAACCATCTTAGTGGATCTGTGCCTGCTGAGTTCGGGAACTTGAGAAGTGTCCAAGTAAT TGATATATCCAACAACGCCATGTCTGGTTATCTCCCTGAAGAACTAGGCCAACTTCAGAACCTTGATAGTCT GATTCTTAACAACAATAGTTTGGCTGGGGAGATACCTGCTCAGTTGGCTAACTGCTTCAGCTTAAATACCTT GAACTTGTCATACAACAACCTTTCTGGACATATCCCATCGGCTAGGAACTTCTCAAAATTTCCAATGGAAAG CTTCTTGGGCAATCCAATGCTGCGCATTCGCTGTAAAGACTCCAGTTGCAGCAATTCTAATGGACCAAAAG TGGTTCTTTCTCGGTGGGGGATTGCATGCATTGTCTTAGGCTTCATCGTATTACTCTGTGTTATGCTATTGGCAATATATAAAACAAATCGACCGCATCCACTTGTCAAAGCATGTGAGAAACCAGCGCAAG GGCCTCCAAAGATAGTACTCCTTCAAATGGACATGGCTATCCATACCTATGATGATATTATGAGGCTGACAGAGAATTTGAGTGAGAAATACATCATAGGCTATGGCGCTTCAAGTACTGTGTATAAGTGTGTGCTCAAGAGTGGCAAGGCCATTGCTGTCAAGCGGCTTTACAGTCAATATAACCATGGTGCCCGCGAGTTTGAGACAGAACTAGAGACAGTTGGTAGCATCCGGCACAGGAATCTTGTGAGCCTTCATGGCTTCTCCCTCTCTCCTCATGGAAACCTACTCTTCTATGACTACATGGAAAATGGTTCCTTGTGGGATCTTCTCCACG GTCCATCAAAGAAAGTGAAACTTGATTGGGACACACGTCTGAGGATCGCAGTTGGTGCTGCACAAGGCCTGGCCTATCTTCACCATGACTGCAACCCTCGCATAGTCCACAGGGATGTcaagtcctctaacatcttgctcGATGAGCACTTTGAAGCACATCTCTCAGATTTCGGCATCGCAAAAACTGTCCCTGCTGCCAAGTCCCATGCGTCCACTTATGTGCTAGGAACCATTGGCTACATTGATCCAGAGTATGCCCGGACATCCAGGCTGAATGAGAAATCTGATGTATACAGCTTTGgtatcgttcttctggagttgctCACGGGGCTGAAGGCTGTCGACAACGATTCCAACTTGCATCAGTTG ATACTCTCAAGAGCTGATGACAACACTGTCATGGAGGCAGTGGACTCGGAGGTGTCGGTGACATGCACGGACATGGGCCTCGTCCGGAAGGCCTTCCAGCTCGCCCTGCTGTGCACCAAGAGGCACCCCATCGACCGGCCAACCATGCACGAGGTCGCAAGGGTGCTGCTCTCGCTCATGCCAGCCCCTGCCGTGAAGCCTGTGACAGCCTCGAAAACAATCGACTACACCCGCTACCTGGCGACGACGCCCGACATGGACCATGGTGGTGCCGACATCGGCGACaacagctcctccgacgagcagTGGTTTGTTCGGTTCGGCGAGGTCATTTCCAAGCACACAATGTGA